One Desulfovibrio aminophilus genomic region harbors:
- a CDS encoding peptidase U32 family protein, producing MNKTTPEIMAPAGDVQAFLAALAAGADAIYLGLKHFSARMQAENFSISQLSRLANLAHDRNARVYVAMNTLLKPDDPEAAGRLLDRLNRLVRPDAIIVQDLGLVNLARQTGFSGEIHLSTLANLTHGAALRAAADLGASRVVLPRELSLDEVKMLAASCPHGLDLEIFVHGALCYCVSGRCWWSSWLGGKSGLRGRCVQPCRRLYRQGSKGRPERLFSCLDLSLDVLARPLLDVPRVRAWKIEGRKKGPHYVYYTVKAYRLLRDEGNTPEARKAALSLLDQALGRPRTHAGFLPQRPHQPVDRSQETASGLFLGTLKRETAKAGGRPITRISFQTREELLPGDLLRLGCEDEPWHRTVKVRQHVPKRGRMDLRPEKGLPAPPAGGKVFLVDRREPELARAINELERMVVSSGPPREEAASEFRPALPAPAPRRRPQQMTLSRVLPKGRVEGEPALWLEPKALHTLPPRMAARVQWWLPPVLWPEEEARCAEALESLRRKGARDFVCNAPWQIALFPERKGLEIAAGPFCNIANALALEVLRGMGFTSAYAGPELPAEDLLALPGQSPLPLGVVLKGLWPLGLSRHLAEGVHLEEPLKSPMNEVFWVRRIGQNHWIYPNWELDLAPHRAELEKAGYSRLLTIREFWPKTVPHSDRQGRFNWSLRLL from the coding sequence ATGAATAAGACCACACCCGAAATCATGGCTCCGGCCGGAGACGTCCAGGCCTTCCTGGCCGCCCTGGCCGCCGGAGCCGACGCCATCTACCTGGGCCTCAAGCACTTCTCGGCCCGCATGCAGGCCGAGAACTTCTCTATCAGCCAACTGTCCCGGCTGGCAAACCTGGCCCACGACCGGAACGCCCGGGTCTACGTGGCCATGAACACCCTGCTCAAGCCCGACGATCCCGAGGCCGCGGGCCGCCTGCTGGACCGGCTGAACCGCCTTGTACGGCCGGACGCGATCATCGTCCAGGATCTGGGCCTGGTGAACCTGGCCCGGCAGACCGGATTTTCCGGCGAAATCCACCTCTCCACCCTGGCCAACCTGACCCACGGCGCGGCCTTGCGGGCCGCCGCCGACCTGGGGGCCAGCCGCGTGGTCCTGCCCCGCGAGCTGAGCCTGGACGAGGTGAAGATGCTGGCCGCCTCCTGCCCCCACGGCCTGGACCTGGAGATATTCGTCCACGGGGCCCTCTGCTACTGCGTCTCCGGCCGCTGCTGGTGGAGCAGCTGGCTGGGCGGCAAGAGCGGCCTGCGCGGCCGCTGCGTGCAGCCCTGCCGCCGCCTCTACCGCCAGGGCTCCAAGGGCAGACCCGAACGGCTCTTCTCCTGCCTGGACCTCTCCCTGGACGTGCTCGCCCGGCCGCTGCTGGACGTGCCCCGGGTGCGGGCCTGGAAGATCGAGGGTCGCAAGAAGGGGCCGCATTACGTCTATTACACGGTCAAGGCCTACCGCCTGCTGCGCGACGAGGGCAACACGCCCGAGGCCCGCAAGGCCGCGCTGAGCCTCCTGGACCAGGCCCTGGGACGGCCCCGGACCCACGCCGGATTCCTGCCCCAGCGGCCGCACCAGCCCGTGGACCGCTCCCAGGAGACCGCCTCGGGCCTCTTCCTCGGCACACTCAAGCGCGAGACGGCCAAGGCCGGAGGGCGACCCATCACCCGCATCTCCTTCCAGACCCGCGAGGAGCTCCTGCCCGGCGACCTGCTGCGCCTGGGCTGCGAGGACGAGCCCTGGCACCGCACGGTGAAGGTCCGCCAGCACGTGCCCAAGCGCGGCCGCATGGACCTTCGGCCGGAAAAGGGGCTGCCCGCGCCGCCCGCCGGAGGCAAGGTCTTCCTGGTGGACCGCCGCGAGCCGGAACTGGCTCGGGCCATCAACGAACTCGAGCGGATGGTCGTGTCTTCCGGTCCTCCGCGCGAGGAAGCCGCCTCGGAATTCCGCCCTGCCCTGCCCGCCCCGGCCCCGCGCCGCCGTCCCCAGCAGATGACCCTCTCCCGGGTCCTGCCCAAGGGCCGCGTGGAAGGCGAACCGGCGCTCTGGCTGGAGCCCAAGGCCCTGCACACCCTGCCCCCGCGCATGGCCGCGCGCGTGCAGTGGTGGCTGCCGCCCGTGCTCTGGCCCGAGGAGGAGGCCCGCTGCGCCGAGGCCCTGGAATCGCTGCGCCGCAAGGGCGCACGGGATTTCGTCTGCAACGCGCCCTGGCAGATCGCGCTCTTCCCCGAGCGCAAGGGACTGGAGATCGCGGCCGGGCCCTTCTGCAACATCGCCAACGCCCTGGCCCTGGAGGTACTGCGGGGCATGGGCTTCACCTCGGCCTACGCCGGCCCCGAGCTGCCCGCCGAGGACCTCCTGGCTCTGCCGGGCCAGAGCCCCCTGCCCCTCGGCGTGGTGCTCAAGGGCCTCTGGCCCCTGGGGCTGTCGCGGCACCTGGCCGAGGGCGTGCACTTGGAGGAGCCCCTGAAGAGCCCCATGAACGAGGTCTTCTGGGTCCGCCGCATCGGGCAGAACCACTGGATCTACCCCAATTGGGAGCTGGATCTCGCGCCGCATCGGGCGGAGCTGGAAAAGGCGGGCTATTCCCGCCTGCTGACCATCCGGGAGTTCTGGCCCAAGACCGTGCCTCACTCGGACCGCCAGGGGCGGTTCAACTGGAGCCTGCGGCTGCTCTAG